In Cyprinus carpio isolate SPL01 chromosome A14, ASM1834038v1, whole genome shotgun sequence, a single window of DNA contains:
- the LOC109058833 gene encoding leptin receptor overlapping transcript-like 1, with amino-acid sequence MAGIKALISLSFGGAVGLMFLMLGCALPVYNAYWPLFLLFFYILAPIPYCISRRVVDDTDSASNACKELALFLTTGIVVSAFGLPIIFARADVIAWGACALVLTGNIVIFGTILGFFLVFGSNDDFSWQQW; translated from the exons ATGGCGGGAATCAAAG CTCTGATCAGTCTGTCGTTTGGAGGAGCGGTCGGTCTGATGTTCCTGATGCTGGGCTGTGCTCTGCCCGTCTATAA tgcGTACTGGCCTCTGTTCCTGCTCTTCTTCTACATCCTGGCACCTATCCCATACTGCATCTCTCGCCGCGTGGTGGACGACACAGACTCGGCCAGCAACGCCTGCAAAGAGCTGGCCTTATTCCTGACCACCGGCATCGTGGTGTCCGCCTTCGGGCTGCCCATCATATTCGCCCGCGCTGATGTG ATCGCCTGGGGAGCCTGTGCTCTGGTTCTGACGGGAAACATCGTGATCTTCGGCACCATCCTGGGCTTCTTCCTGGTGTTCGGCTCGAATGATGACTTCAGCTGGCAGCAGTGGTGA